From a single Acidobacteriota bacterium genomic region:
- a CDS encoding homogentisate 1,2-dioxygenase, with the protein MPYYVRQGKIPRKRHSIFRSESGQLLPEQLVGNKGFVGISSLLYHLRPPTTALSSEHLRDVALEADPERRLRHRHFRLHRLPTGGSPVLDRVPLMFNGDVASYLVQPDREDDFFYRNSQGDELIYVTQGEGVLETQFGELPFAAGDYLVIPRSVLHRYRFTSENAIFLILEAGGYFRTPGRYRNEHGQMIEGAPFSERDIRAPQNLRTHDETGEFPVVVKQYDALTRIVLDHHPLDVVGWDGFFFPWALSIHDFEPLVGRFHQPPPVHQTFANDGFVVCSFCPRPYDFDPQAVPAPYNHSNVMSDEVLYYVSQEFMSRSGIEFGSLTLHPDGVPHGPHPGRAEASIGAQGTDELAVMFDTFRPLQVAQSILTVEDDEYFQSWVHGDHG; encoded by the coding sequence ATGCCGTACTACGTTCGCCAAGGCAAGATCCCGCGCAAGCGGCACAGCATTTTCCGTTCCGAGAGCGGTCAGCTCTTGCCGGAGCAATTGGTCGGCAACAAGGGATTCGTCGGCATTTCGTCGCTGCTCTACCACCTGCGGCCGCCGACGACGGCACTTTCCTCGGAGCATCTGCGCGACGTCGCCCTCGAGGCCGACCCCGAGCGGCGTTTGCGGCACCGGCACTTCCGGCTCCATCGCTTGCCCACCGGCGGTAGCCCGGTGCTCGACCGGGTGCCGCTGATGTTCAACGGCGATGTCGCCTCCTATCTGGTGCAGCCGGACCGCGAAGACGACTTCTTCTATCGCAACTCCCAGGGCGACGAGCTGATCTATGTCACCCAGGGAGAAGGGGTGCTCGAGACTCAGTTCGGCGAGCTGCCGTTCGCGGCCGGCGACTACCTGGTGATTCCGCGCTCGGTCCTGCATCGCTACCGCTTCACCAGTGAGAACGCCATATTCCTGATCCTCGAGGCCGGCGGGTACTTCCGGACACCCGGTCGCTACCGCAATGAGCACGGCCAGATGATCGAAGGAGCGCCGTTCTCGGAGCGCGATATCCGAGCCCCCCAGAACCTTCGCACCCACGACGAGACCGGCGAGTTTCCGGTAGTGGTCAAGCAGTACGATGCCCTCACCCGCATCGTGCTCGACCACCATCCCCTCGACGTCGTCGGCTGGGACGGGTTCTTCTTTCCCTGGGCCCTCAGCATTCACGATTTCGAGCCCCTCGTCGGGCGCTTCCATCAGCCGCCGCCGGTGCACCAGACCTTCGCCAACGATGGCTTCGTGGTCTGCTCCTTCTGCCCCCGGCCCTACGATTTCGATCCCCAGGCGGTGCCGGCGCCCTACAACCATTCGAACGTCATGTCCGACGAGGTGCTCTACTACGTTTCGCAGGAGTTCATGAGCCGTAGTGGCATCGAGTTCGGTTCCCTGACGCTGCATCCGGACGGCGTGCCCCACGGCCCCCATCCCGGTCGCGCGGAGGCCTCCATCGGGGCCCAAGGGACCGACGAGCTGGCGGTGATGTTCGACACCTTTCGGCCCCTCCAGGTGGCCCAGAGCATCCTGACGGTGGAAGACGACGAGTACTTCCAGAGCTGGGTGCACGGCGACCACGGCTAG
- a CDS encoding acetoacetate--CoA ligase — MQDSRESGEASRPTAAGDLLWQPSEGQRSATRLAAFQHWLATEKGIDRPSYQSLWEWSVTDLEAFWRAIAEYFEVSFEEPPAPEAWTFDMPGAHFFPGARLNYAAEVLRHRGDQPALIARREDGARRELSRDQLRDAVARARRGLEELGVSAGDRVVGFLPNGVEAVVALLATASLGAVWSSCPPEFGVRGVLDRFQQIEPKVLIGATGEHHNGKRYDRSETLREIVAALPTLTAVVTVGEGGPPGALSWDSLCREAAALDCVAVDFDHPLWVLYSSGTTGPPKAILQGHGGIVLEHLKQLALHSDLKAGDRFFWFSTTGWMMWNYLVGGLMLGATIVLYEGSPGYPDLMSLYRLAAEERVTYFGVSAPFIDACRQAGISPAAELDLSALRGVGCTGSPLSAAGFAWVYDHLGSDLCLGSLSGGTDVCTGFVGPCPLLPVRAGEIQCRSLGAKVESFSPAGETLVGEVGELVLTQPLPSMPVGFWDDPQGERYRRAYFERFPGIWHHGDWIAIDEGGSSVIYGRSDATLNRGGVRMGTAEFYRVVEALPEVVDSLVIDTSGAAGPADEDAGKLWLFVVLAEDVTDAGELAGRIKATLRRELSPRHAPDAICPVTAIPRTRSGKKVEVPLKRLLAGTAGLESLNRGALVNPEAVDALLAVALGQPG; from the coding sequence GTGCAGGATTCTCGAGAGTCCGGCGAGGCGTCGCGGCCGACCGCCGCCGGTGACTTGCTCTGGCAGCCTTCGGAAGGGCAGCGATCCGCGACCCGCCTGGCCGCCTTTCAGCACTGGCTGGCGACCGAGAAAGGCATCGATCGGCCGTCCTACCAGAGCCTCTGGGAGTGGTCCGTTACGGATCTCGAGGCCTTCTGGCGAGCGATCGCCGAGTACTTCGAGGTTTCGTTCGAGGAGCCGCCGGCGCCCGAGGCCTGGACCTTCGACATGCCGGGAGCGCACTTCTTTCCCGGCGCGCGCCTCAACTACGCGGCCGAAGTCCTGCGCCATCGCGGCGACCAGCCCGCCTTGATCGCCCGCCGCGAAGACGGCGCTCGGCGCGAGCTGTCCCGCGACCAACTGCGCGACGCCGTTGCCCGCGCCCGCCGGGGTCTCGAAGAGCTCGGCGTGAGCGCCGGGGACCGGGTGGTCGGCTTTCTACCCAATGGCGTCGAGGCGGTGGTCGCATTGCTCGCCACCGCCAGCCTGGGCGCCGTGTGGTCGAGTTGTCCGCCGGAGTTCGGGGTGCGCGGCGTCCTCGATCGCTTCCAGCAGATCGAGCCCAAGGTGTTGATCGGAGCTACCGGCGAGCATCACAACGGCAAGCGCTACGACCGCTCCGAGACCCTCCGCGAGATCGTCGCCGCCTTGCCAACGCTGACCGCCGTCGTCACCGTCGGGGAAGGCGGTCCGCCCGGCGCACTTTCCTGGGACAGCCTGTGCCGGGAAGCGGCGGCGCTCGATTGCGTCGCCGTCGACTTCGACCACCCGTTGTGGGTTCTCTACTCGTCCGGCACCACTGGGCCACCGAAGGCGATCCTCCAGGGGCACGGGGGCATCGTTCTCGAGCACCTCAAGCAGCTCGCCCTGCACAGCGACCTGAAAGCCGGCGATCGCTTCTTCTGGTTCTCCACCACCGGCTGGATGATGTGGAACTACCTGGTGGGCGGATTGATGCTGGGTGCCACCATCGTCCTCTACGAGGGCAGTCCCGGCTATCCCGATCTGATGAGCCTTTACCGTTTGGCGGCGGAGGAGCGGGTGACCTACTTCGGGGTCAGCGCGCCCTTCATCGACGCCTGCCGCCAAGCCGGAATCTCGCCGGCGGCGGAGCTCGATCTGTCCGCCCTGCGAGGCGTCGGCTGCACCGGCTCGCCGCTCTCGGCCGCCGGCTTCGCCTGGGTCTACGATCACCTCGGGAGTGATCTCTGCCTCGGTTCCCTGAGCGGTGGAACAGACGTCTGCACCGGCTTCGTCGGCCCCTGTCCGCTGCTGCCGGTGCGTGCCGGCGAAATCCAGTGCCGCTCCCTGGGGGCCAAGGTCGAGTCCTTCAGCCCCGCAGGGGAGACCTTGGTCGGCGAGGTCGGAGAGCTGGTGCTGACCCAGCCTTTGCCCAGCATGCCGGTGGGCTTCTGGGACGACCCGCAGGGCGAGCGCTATCGCCGCGCCTACTTCGAGCGCTTTCCCGGGATCTGGCATCACGGCGACTGGATCGCCATCGATGAAGGCGGCAGCTCGGTGATCTACGGCCGCTCCGACGCCACCCTCAACCGCGGTGGCGTGCGCATGGGGACGGCCGAGTTCTATCGCGTGGTCGAGGCCTTGCCGGAGGTCGTCGACAGCCTGGTGATCGACACCAGCGGCGCTGCCGGTCCCGCTGACGAGGATGCCGGCAAGCTCTGGCTGTTCGTCGTTCTGGCCGAGGATGTCACCGACGCCGGAGAGCTCGCCGGCCGCATCAAGGCCACCCTGCGGCGCGAGCTTTCGCCCCGCCATGCGCCCGACGCCATCTGTCCGGTCACCGCCATCCCGCGCACCCGCAGCGGTAAGAAGGTCGAGGTGCCCCTGAAGCGCCTGCTCGCCGGCACGGCGGGTCTGGAAAGCCTCAACCGCGGCGCCCTGGTCAACCCCGAGGCGGTCGATGCGCTGCTGGCGGTCGCTCTCGGGCAGCCGGGATAG